The Ignavibacteriales bacterium genome contains the following window.
TCTAACGGTTATATCAATAATATCGATGCACTTGAAGTCGGTTTCATCGGTATCATGCTCGGAGCGGGTAGGATGAAAGTGGATGATGTTATAGATCCAAAAGCCGGAATCGTTTTAAAGAAGAAGGCAGGCGATAGTGTAACAGCGGGTGATACGCTGGCAATCATTCAAACCGATAAGAAGGAAATCGTTGAATCTGCCGCTCATCGTCTGGAAAGAGCAATAAGCGTTACCAAAGATTCCCGCAAATCATCTCCGCTTATTCGTGCGATGATAGATGAAAATGGTATGCACCCATGGCGAAATTTTATTTGAATTTCACTTTTATTTTAGTACTTTCAACTTAATTAATTCATTATTAAGGATTGAATTCTATCCTTAATTTTTTCAATAACACTCATATGGAGGGTGTATGCCGTTACCGGAAAAAAATAATCAAATAATCACGCTTGACGAAGCGACCAAGTATACAAGCGCATATAGAAAACAATCATCACCAAACGCGACAAAAGGTGGATTGTTCTGGAAGGAATTTGTTCAAAAACTTCTCGACCAACCCGGTTGTGCCGCGATGAGATATTATCATGGATTTAATACCGACGGGAAACCTGTTATTGTTTTAGTTGGTGTTAACGATAAAGGGGATGATATAACAGAAGGTGTATTATTGGAAATTAGTCCGTTGTGTCCGCCTATCTGCAGCTCACCGAATACATTGAATAGTTAGACAGATTGTAAATGATCTGGTATTCTATTTTTATTGGCACACTCCCAACCTGTATCCCTTTATTTTTCGGATTCAGATATTACAAAAAGATATCCGGAGAAATGAAGATTCTTGTCTGGTATTTGGTGTCATCATTTGTTTTCGAGATGATGGTGAGCATTGTAATAATATTAGGCATCTCCCACAATACATCTTGGATATCACACGTTTTCCCTCCGCTTGAATATCTGCTTTTTGCTGTTATATTTTCCAAATGGCAGAAAAATATTTATTTAAAGAAAGCTTATATATGGAGTATATTCTTAATAGCAGCTTTTTCAATAGTGAATCTTCTGTTCTTTCAATCAGTCGCTCAGGGGAACACTTATGGTATGTCGATACAAAAATTATTACTCATTAGCATGTCGGCGGCCGTATTGTTGGAATTGAATAAGGAAGGTATATATCCTTTAACAAGAGAATATCGATTTTGGGTAGCAGCAGCCGTTTTATTCTACAACCTCACAACTCTCATGATGTTCTCTCTTGCTAATCTGATTCTCTCATTAGGGGAGCAATTCTCAATACCTATATTCATGACACATATGGCACTAAGTATCATTACCTATTTAATTTACACCAAAGGATTTTTATGCCGACCCCAGGGTCAGAAATCTGGTTAGCGTTAGTAGTAGGTACTACGGCTATTGTGATATTAGGCGGTATCTTATTGGGCAGTATAATGTTCAGCCAGAAGCGGTTTATTAACTCGCAACGAGAGAAGGTGAGGATATTGGAAGAGAGTGAGCGTCAACTCAAAGAATCGTATGATAAGGTTCGTCAGTTTGCGGTGCATCTCCAATCTGTGCGTGAAGAAGAACGGACCCGGATTGCGCGCGAAATTCATGATGAATTGGGTCAATTGCTTACAGTGATGAAAATGGATATTGCGCTGTTAAGTAAAAAAATCAAATCACAAAATGAAAATAGATTTGCATGTGAAGCTATAAAATCGTTGCAAACAATGTCAGGATTGGCAGACTCAACTATTCAATCTGTACGACGAATCGCCACTCAATTGCGGCCTGAAATTTTAGACGAGCTCGGTCTCCGTGAAGCAATCGAATGGGAAACGGGATTATTTCAAGAGAGAACAAAAATATTAACAAATTTCAGCTCTTCTAAAGAATTCATCTCGCTTGATCCCGAACGCGCAACGGCTCTATTTAGAATTTTCCAGGAAACTCTG
Protein-coding sequences here:
- a CDS encoding sensor histidine kinase, with the translated sequence MPTPGSEIWLALVVGTTAIVILGGILLGSIMFSQKRFINSQREKVRILEESERQLKESYDKVRQFAVHLQSVREEERTRIAREIHDELGQLLTVMKMDIALLSKKIKSQNENRFACEAIKSLQTMSGLADSTIQSVRRIATQLRPEILDELGLREAIEWETGLFQERTKILTNFSSSKEFISLDPERATALFRIFQETLTNIARHSQATQIDVTIDLFDSELILLVSDNGKGITQVEATGSRSLGLLGMRERAQVFGGSVDITGIPGKGTMVKVRVPLKPVSAST